The region TTTTAGGGCTTGAAGTCGTCTTGCCAAACGGCGAAGTGATTGAAATCGGCGGAAACGGCGTTCCCGATCCACCCGGCTATGATTTGCTCGGGCTGTTGACTGGATCGGAAGGGACGCTTGGCATCGTGACGAAAATTACCGTCCGCTTGCTGAAAAATCCGGAGACGAAACAGACGGTGCTCGCCTATTTTGATGAAGTGGAAGACGCGAGCCAGACCGTTTCCGACATCATTTCCGCCGGGATCGTGCCGGCGGCGCTTGAGATGATGGATCAAACGGCCATCGAGGCGGTCGAAGCAGCCGCGTTTCCGGTCGGGCATCCGAAAGACATCGCGGCGCTTTTGCTTATTGAAGTGGACGGCATGTCCGCCGGGATCGACGAACAAATCGACGATATTTTGGCGATTTGCCGACGCCATCATGTGCGTGAAGTGAAAGTCGCTCAGTCGGAAGAAGAGCGGGCCCGCTGGTGGGCAAACCGGAAAACCGGGTTTGGCGCCATGGGGGCGATTTCGCCCGACTATTTAGTGCAAGACGGCGTCATTCCGCGCAGCCGTCTGCCGGAAGTGCTGCGGGAAATCGCCAACATCAGCCGCAAGTATGGACTTAGAATCGCAAACATTTTCCACGCCGGCGACGGCAATTTGCACCCGCTTGTGCTGTTTGATGCAAGCAATCCCGGGGAGACGGAGCGGGCGCTTGCCGCCGGAAGCGAATGCCTCAAGGCGTGCGCGGCGGTCGGCGGATCGATTACAGGGGAACATGGTGTCGGCATTGAGAAAAAAGAAGAGATGCGCTTCATTTTCACTGATGAAGAGATTTTGGCGCAAACAGCGATTCGCGACGTGTTTAACCCGAAAAACTTGCTCAACGCCGGCAAGCTGTTCCCAACGCCGGGGCGGTGTGTAGAGACAAAGATGCCGTCGACAGTGAAATGAAAATTTTGTGAAAATGATTGTCAGCCATTTCGTTTCATGTTATCATCTTTTTAGAGTTATTAAGAAACAATGTTTCGTAATAAGAAACAAGAGAGGGGAAGAGGACGATGGGCGAATATGTACAAAAAGGGAACATCCAAGTCGCCAAAGTGCTGTACGATTTTGTCAACGAGGAGCTTCTGCCGAACAGCGGGCTGGATCAAGATCAGTTTTGGCGCGACTTCGGCGCGCTCATTGTCGATTTGACGCCGCGCAATAAAGAATTGCTTGCCCGCCGCGACGAAATTCAAGAAAAATTGAATGAGTGGCATAAAGCGCATCGCGGCCGCTTTGATTTTAACGAATATAAAGCGTTTTTGACGGACATCGGCTATTTGGAGCCAGAAGTCGAGGATTTTGAAATCACAACGGATAACGTCGATGACGAAATTGCGGTGCAAGCCGGGCCGCAGCTCGTCGTTCCGCTGACGAACGCCCGCTATGCGTTAAACGCCGCCAACGCCCGCTGGGGCAGCTTGTACGATGCGCTGTACGGCACCGATGCCATCAGCGAAGAAGACGGCGCCGAGCGCGGTTCGTCGTACAACCCGGTGCGCGGGGCGAAAGTCATCGCCTATGGACGAAAGTTTTTGGATGAAGCAGTGCCGCTGGCGGAATACTCCCATAAAGATGCTGTTCAATATGCGGTTGTTGATGGCCAGCTTGTCGTGACAATCGAAGGCGGCGTGACGACGGGGTTGAAGGAGCCAGAAAAATTTGTCGGCTTCCAAGGCGACCCGCAAAACCCGGCAGTGGTGTTGTTGAAAAACAACGGTCTTCACATTGAAATTCAAATCGACCGCAACCATCCGGTTGGACAAACGGATAAAGCCGGCGTGAAAGACATCGTGTTGGAAGCGGCGGTCACGACGATCATGGACGGCGAAGATTCAGTGGCAACTGTTGACGCCGAAGACAAAGTGCTCGTCTACCGCAACTTGTTTGGCTTGGTCAAAGGCGATTTGACGGCGACATTTGAGAAAAACGGCAAAATGATGACGCGCGCGTTGAATCCGGACCGCGTATACAAAACGCCGGATGGCGGAGAGCTCGTGCTGTCGGGCCGATCCCTCCTGTTCGTGCGCAACGTCGGACACTTAATGACGAACAACGCGATTTTGCATGCGAATGGCGAGGAAGTGCATGAAGGGATCATGGACGCCGTCATTACAAGCTTGATTATGAAACATTCGCTCATCGGCAATACGCGTTACTTGAATTCGCGCAAAGGCTCCATTTACATCGTCAAGCCGAAAATGCACGGATCGGCCGAAGTGGCGTTTGCCAACGAGCTGTTTGACCGCGTCGAAGATATGCTCGCCCTTCGACGCAACACGATTAAAATCGGCGTGATGGATGAAGAACGCCGGACGTCGCTCAACTTGAAAAACTGCATCTACCAAGTGCGCGACCGCATCATTTTTATCAACACCGGCTTCCTCGATCGGACCGGAGACGAAATTCATACGTCGATGGAAGCGGGGCCGATGCTGCGCAAAAACGATATGAAATCATCGACTTGGCTGCAGGCGTATGAAAAATCGAACGTCGCTGTCGGGCTTGCCGTCGGCTTCCGCGGACGGGCGCAAATCGGCAAAGGAATGTGGGCGATGCCGGACTTGATGGCGGAAATGTTGAAGCAAAAAGGAGCGCAGCTGAAAGCCGGCGCCAATACGGCATGGGTGCCGTCGCCGACAGCCGCCACGCTCCACGCGCTTCATTACCATCAAGTGAAGGTTGTTGCGGTGCAAAGCGAACTGGCGAACGAGCGGGCCGATTACCGCGACGACATGTTGCAAATCCCGGTCGTTGATCATCCGCAATGGACGGCGGAAGAGATTCAAGAAGAGCTCGACAACAACTGCCAAAGCATTTTAGGCTATGTCGTCCGCTGGATCGACCAAGGGATCGGCTGCTCAAAAGTGCCGGACATTCACAACGTCGGACTGATGGAAGACCGGGCGACGCTTCGCATCTCGAGCCAAATTCTTGCCAACTGGCTCCATCATGGCATTTGCACGAAAGAGCAAGTGCTCAAGACGCTCAAGCGGATGGCGAAAGTCGTTGACGAACAAAACGCCGGCGATCCAAACTATCGCCCGATGGCGCCGAATTACGATGATTCGGTGGCGTTTCAAGCCGCGTGCGACCTCGTGTTCCTTGGCTATGAACAGCCAAACGGCTATACGGAGCCGATTTTGCACCGCCGCCGTCAAGAAGCAAAAGCGAGATTCGCTGCTGTTCAGCCGTGAACGGACGATTATTGGAGGAACAAGGGGAAACGCCCTTGTTCCTTCCTATCCAATGAGATCAGAAAATTTTGAAAAAATGGAAGGGGGCAGTTCCTAGTTGCGACTGGTCGGTTGTCGAAGACAAAGCAGCACAAAAGACGGAACAAGGAAATGGAATAAGGTTGGCAGCTAGGGATCAAAAATGGAGAATTTGAGAGAAAAAGCATTATTGGTCCATCAGCAAGCGAGAGGAAAACTATCCGTCGAAGTAAAGGTGTCCGTAGCGGATGCGCATGACTTAAGCGTCATTTACTCTCCGGGAGTGGCTGAGCCGTGCAAGGAAATTTATATCAACCAAGATGAAATATACACTTACACGGTGAAGGGAAATTTTGTCGCCGTCGTCTCGAATGGCACGGCGGTGCTTGGGCTTGGCAACATCGGCGCGCGGGCGGCGCTTCCGGTCATGGAAGGAAAAGCCGCCTTGTTCAAAGCGTTTGCGGGCATCGATGCTGTGCCGCTTTGCCTCGATACCGAAGATCCGGAACAAATCATTCAAACGGTCAAGCTGCTTGAACCGGCGTTTGGCGGCATCAATTTGGAAGATATTGCTGCTCCCGCCTGCTTTGTCATTGAAGAGCGGCTTCGCCAAGAGATGGCGATTCCGGTGTTTCATGACGATCAGCACGGCACAGCCATCGTCGTTGCCGCCGGGCTGACGAACGCCTTAAAAGTCGTTGGCAAACAGCTCGCCGATTGCCGGGTTGTCATCAACGGAGCTGGCGCTGCTGGGGTGGCGATCGCCAAATTGTTGTTGTCAATCGGGGTCGGCGATTTGATTATGTGCGACACGAAAGGCGCCATTTACGAAGGACGCCCGCATGGGATGAACGCCATCAAGGAAGAAATCGCCCGGCAAACGAACCGCCGCCGCGTCTCCGGGGCGCTGGCGGAAGTTATTCAAGGTGCGGATGTGTTTATCGGCGTCTCAGTCGCCGGGGCGTTGACGCCAGCGATGGTTCGGACGATGAACCGCAGGGCGATCGTATTCGCCTTGGCCAATCCGGTGCCCGAGATCATGCCAGATGAAGCGAAAGCCGCTGGGGCTGCCATTGTAGCGACTGGCCGGTCGGATTTGCCAAACCAAGTGAACAACGTGCTGGCGTTCCCCGGCGTCTTCCGCGGAGCGCTCGATGTGCGGGCGACGCAAATTAATGAGGCGATGAAAATCGCCGCCGCCGAAGCCATCGCCGGGCTGATCCAGCCGGAAGAGTTGACCGAGGAATACGTCATCCCGAACCCGTTTGACCGGCGTGTTGTCGAAGCGGTGGCTTCCGCCGTCGCCCGCGCCGCCATTGAGACAGGGGTGGCTCGAATCAAGGAAAAAGACGAGGAACAAGATCGTGTCAGAGAGGGGTAACTGCCGATGAAATTTGTTCGTTTTCTCGCCGACGGCGCGATTCGCGCCGGTGTGGTGAACGATGAAGTGATCCGCGAAATCGAAGGAAATATGTTTGCTGATTGGGATTATACGGGAAATGTATTCCGCTATGATCGTGTTTCGCTTTTGGCGCCGCTTGCGCCGCGCCATGTGATCGGCATCGGCGCCAACTATGCGGCTTCCCATGAACAGCTGCCGGCTGAAATGCCGGACATTCCCGTCTTTTTCTTTAAACCATCTTCATCCGTCGTCGGGCCGGAAGCGGAGGTTGTCATTCCAAGCGCGGCCGGTGAAGTGAAATTTGAATCCGAGCTGGCGGTCGTGATCAGCAAAGAAGCGAAGCAAGTAAGCGAGGAAGAGGTATGGGCGCATATTTTTGGCTATACGGTCGCCAACGATGTCACCGCGCCGCAGTTTTTCCACCCGGACGGCCATTGGACGGCCGGCAAATCGTTTGATACATTCACCCCGCTTGGCCCGGTCATTGAAACAGAGCTTGATCCTCGGGCCGTATCGGTGAAAGCGCGGGTCAATGGCGAGGAAAAACAAAACAGTCCGACTGAGTTGATGATCATTTCGATCAGTAAAATGATCTCGTATTTGTCCCATGTTATGACGTTGCAGCCAGGTGACGTCATTTTAACCGGAAGCCCGGTCGGCGCCGAGCTCGTCGGTCCAGGGACGGTCATTGAATGCGAAGTGGACGGCATCGGTACGCTCCGCAATACGTTTGTCGCCGCCAAAGCGCCGGCCGTTTCCATCCGACGCTCATAACGAACCCGCGGCATCCTTGCGCCAAAGAAGCAAAGCATCAGGTGTGCCACCGGTCAAAGCATTCCGTTTTGACGGCAGCGCCGCGCCGCTCACCTGCAAAAGCCCGGCCGTTCGTGTATAATAGCGAGCAGAGAGAATAAATCGAGGTGAAAGGAATGGAAAAAGAAAACACGGTCAAATCGGTCCGCCGGGCGCTGCAAATCATCGACATCGTCAGCGGGAAAAAGGATGGGCTGGGCGTTACGGAAATCGCCAGACAAATGGACATCAACAAAAGTTCGGTGTACCGCATTTTAACGACGCTCGCCCAATACGGTTATATCGAACAACATCCGGAAACGGAGCGGTATAAGCTTGGGTACAAGTTTTTAGAGCTCAGCTCGAAGCTGCTCGATTCCATTGATTTGCGTCAAGAGGCGAAGCCATATTTGCGCCAGCTTGAAAAAGAAACGAACGAGGTCATCCATCTCGTCGTCTATGACCAAGGGGAAGTCATTTATATTGAAAAATTGGAAGGAACAGAGACGCTGCGCATGCACTCCAAAGTCGGCAAACGGGCGCCGATGCATTGCACGGCAGTTGGCAAGGCGATTTTGGCCCATTTGCCGCCGGCGGTGGCTGCGGAGATCGTGGACCGAAAAGGACTGCCAAAGCATACGGATTGGACGATCACCGACCGCGAGACGTTTTTTCGTGAGCTTGAGACTATCCGGCAAAACGGGTATGCGCTTGACTTGGAAGAAAACGAGTACGGCATCCGCTGCGTGGCCGTTCCGATTTTTGACTATACCGGCGGCGTCGTCGCGGCAATCAGTGTTTCCGGCCCGACGATCCGCATGACGGACGACCGCATCAAAGGGCTCACTGTGCGCATGCGCCAGATCGGCCAAGAACTGTCGGCAAGGCTTGGCTATCGTGGAGCCCATTCCGTCCAGCTGTAGCGGCTGGACGTTTTTTTGTGCGAAGAAGAATGACCCATGTGGATGCCGCCTTGGCGGGGAAGGTGAGAAGAAGGAATCCTTTTTCCAAAACCGTTCAGATACAATAGTTCTGTCGTTCGGTCGGCTCCGATATATCGCTTGTCTGCCAATCTTAAACGGGAGAGGACTGCCTCTTGGTGGGCGGGCGTTTTTTGTAGTGCAAACAAACGGAATGCATGTAAAATAGAAACGAGGTGATATGCGACGTGAAAAAACAGACGCTTTCGGAATGGATCGAACAGCTTCGCCAAGATCCGAATGTCGTGTATTGGCATGAAATCGAACCGAAAGAAGCGAATTTCGTTCCGTTTCCAGACGAACTCGATCCGCGGTTGCGCGCGGCGCTCAAAGCGCGCGGCATCGCTTCGTTGTATACGCACCAGGCGGCCGCTTATGACGCGGTCCAAAGCGGGCGGAACGTTGTCGCCGTGACGCCGACCGCTTCAGGGAAAACGCTTTGCTACAATTTGCCGGTGCTCGATGCCATTGCCAAAGAGCCATCGAGCCGCGCCCTTTATATTTTTCCAACCAAGGCGCTCGCTCAAGATCAAAAAAATGAACTAAACGAGATCATCGCCGAGATGGGGGTGTCGATTTACAGCCATACATACGACGGCGACACGGCGCCGGCGCTGCGGCAAAAAATCCGTCAGGCGGGTCATATTGTCATCACCAACCCGGACATGCTTCACACGGCGATTTTGCCGCACCATACGAAATGGATTTCTCTTTTTGAACAACTGCGCTACGTCGTCATCGATGAACTGCATACATACCGCGGTGTATTCGGCAGCCATGTGGCGAATGTCATCCGCCGCTTAAAGCGCATTTGCGCCTTTTACGGGAGCCGACCAACATTTATTTGCACGTCGGCGACGATCGCCAATCCGAAAGAGTTGGCGGAGCGGCTGATCGGCGAACCGGTGACGCTTATTGACAACAACGGGGCGCCGCGCGGGCGGAAATATTTCGTGTTTTACAATCCGCCGGTTGTCGAGCGGACGATGAACATCCGCCAAAGCGCGACAAAAACGGCCGTTGAGCTCACAAGACGGCTGCTTGTCAACCGCATTCCGACGATCGTTTTCGCGCGCAGCCGCGTCCGTGTCGAGTTGATTTTAAGCCATTTGCAGGCGGCGGTGAACGAACGAATCGGCGATACGATGATCCGCGGCTACCGCGGCGGCTACTTGCCGAACGAACGGCGCGCCATTGAAAAAGGGTTGCGCAGCGGGGAGATTATCGGTGTGGTAAGCACGAATGCGCTCGAGCTCGGCGTCGATATCGGCCAATTGCAAGCGTGCGTCTTAACAGGGTATCCGGGAACGATCGCCAGCACGTGGCAGCAAGCCGGGCGCGCCGGCCGGCGCCAGGGCGATTCGCTCGTTGTGATGATCGCAAGCGCAAGCCCTCTCGATCAGTACATCATCTCCCATCCAGAATACTTTTTCGGCCGCTCGCCGGAGGCGGCGCGCATCAATCCGGACAATCTGCTCATTTTGGTCGATCATCTCAAATGCGCCGCCTATGAGCTTCCGTTCCGGCGCGGCGAGACGTTCGGCGGCGTCGAGGTCGAAGAGATGCTCGATTTTTTGGCCGAGCAAGGGGTGCTCCATGAGCGAGCTGGGCGCTGGCACTGGATGAGCGACGCGTTTCCCGCGCATGATATCAGTTTGCGCTCCGCGGCTCAGGAAAACGTCGTCATCATCGATATTTCCGACACCGCCCGCCATCGCGTCATCGGCGAAATGGACCGCTTCAGCGCGATGACGCTGCTTCATGATGAAGCGATTTATTTGCACGAAGGAGCACAATACCAAGTGGAAAAGCTCGACTGGGAGGAGAAAAAGGCGTACGTCCGCCAAGTTGATGTTGAATATTTTACGGACGCCAATTTGGCTGTCCGGCTTGATGTGCTGTCGGAAGACCGAAGCGAAACGCGCGGACAAATGGCGGTGCGTTACGGTGATGTGTCGGTCCGAGCGATGGCGACGATTTTTAAAAAGCTGAAGCTGTCCACGTTTGAAAACATCGGTTCGGGGCCAATCCGCCTTCCGGAGGAAACGCTTCATACGTCAGCGGCGTGGATGGAGTGGGAGGCGGTGCCATCGCGCTTTTCCCCGGCGTTGTTTGAGCAATTGCTGATCGGCATGGCTAATGTGCTTGGTCATCTCGTGCCGGTGTTTGTTATGTGCGACCGCTCTGATGTTCACGTTGTGCCGCAGCTTAAGGCGCCGCATTCCGGGCGGCCGACGATTTTCCTTTATGATCGCTATCCAGGCGGAGTCGGCCTGTCGGAGGCGGTGTTTGAACGGTATGAAGAGATCATGAAACATGTGAAAGAATGGGTCGAACGTTGCCCGTGTGCGGACGGCTGCCCATCGTGCATCGGCATTTCAAACGCTGACGGACCGTCGTTGAAGCGCGAACTTGTCCAGTTTTTGGACGAACAACTTGCCGTTTGGGCCGGTCCGTCCGTTTAAGCGTCGTCATGCGTGTTTTTGCCGATTGTGGGAGAATCAACTTATAGAAGCAAGCCGATGTCAAGCACGGAGGGGGTGAACGGATGAAGCCGAAGTTGGCGCAATGGAAAGAATTGCTTGCCGCCCGGCATAAAAAGGAGAGCGATGAAGAAAAAAAAGAGAAACCGGACGGGCAACCTGTGACGGACGTGCCGTATGCCGACGTGTGGCGGGAGTACGGCGCCAAGCCGTATTGGTTTGACGGCGATTACTGCCTCATTCGGGAAACGGTGTATCCGCTTGACTATCAGCACGGCCGCTATCGGCTCGGAGCGCTGTATGAGGTGCACGAAAGATGGCAGGAGGCGCCGTTTTCCCATCCGCTCTCCTGCCGCGGCTTTGCCGTTAGCGACTTATTCTTTTTTGACACGGAGACGATGGGACTTTCAAGCGGGGCGGGAAACATCATGTTCTTGCTTGGCCACGCCCGCGTGTTTGGCGATTTCGTCACCATCCGCCAGCACCTTCTGCCATACCCAGGGGCGGAAGTGGCGCTCTATCAAAGTTTTTTGTCCGATGTCGATTATACGACGCTTGTTACATATAATGGAAAATCTTTCGACTGGCCGCGCCTGAAAACGCGCCATGCGCTTGTCCGCGACATGGTGCCAAAATTGCCGGCGTTCGGGCATTTTGATTTGTATCACGCCGCCCGCCGCTTATGGAAAGACAAATTGGATTCGCTGCGCCTTTCAGAAGTGGAGCGGCACATTCTCCATGTCGAGCGGGGCGATGATGTGCCGGGCTTTTTGGCGCCGATGATGTACAAAGAGTTTTTGCAGACGCCCCATCCAGACCGGCTCATGCCAGTATTGCGCCATAACGAGCGCGACGTGTTGTCGCTCATTGCTCTCTACATTCACTTATCCGTTCAGCTGCTTGAAGCCGACCGGCTCGCTGACCCCAAGGAGCAGTTGGCCGCCGCCCGTTGGTTCGAAGCGGTCGGGGAAACAGCGGCTGCAAGGGGGGTGTACGAGGAGGCGAGCGGCAAAGGGGCGAAGGAAGCGCAGGCGGCGAAATGGCAGCTTTCGCTTTTATACCGAAAAGAAAAACGATATGAAGAGGCTGCTCTCCTTTGGCGCGACTTGTTTGTCCACGGAAATGGCTATTGGAAGGCGAAGGCCGGGCTTGAACTAGCGAAGGTGTATGAACATTATTTCCGGGATGCGGCCGAAGCGCACCGTTATGCCGTTATGGCATATGAAGCGTGGCGGTCGCTCGCTAGGATGAGCCGACAACATAGCGAGAAAGAAGAAGCGGAATGGCGCAGTCGGCTCGCGCGGCTCGAACGCAAGAAAAACGGGTGAGAACTTGTCCATTTCCCTGGCAAGCGCAAAATATGACAGAAAACGAAAATGTTTCGTCTTTTTGTTGTGAATCTTGTAGAAAAAAGAAAAAACGTGTACAATGGCATCGGAATGAACGAAAACGATGGCAGGGAGAAGAAGACGATGCGGAGCATGTACAAAAAAATTTTGTATCTCTTTTTTATTGTCGTCGGTTTGACGTTTGTCGTGTTCAATTATATCTATTAATGAACGTCAGAGCGGCCGGCGCCGCATAACGGATTCAAAAAGACGAATGACGATGCCAAAACGCTCGAAGCACCGGGGGCGAGAGAGCCGATAGATTTTTGGCGCGAATGGCTGCTCAAAATGGGTGTTTATACTAGTACGAGTCCACTCCGCTCATCATAGGCTAGTATTGTCAAGCTACAGCCTAACTCGATGAAAGGAGAGGAATAGTATGCATTGCCTGCCGAATGTAACGGCGCCGATCGTTCATCCGCCTCATTGCAACGTTTTGCATCACTTCGAAGCAACGATTGTGCCGCACATCCATCCATCGCATACGACGCATGTTTATCATCACCTGTATGAACATCAACATTATTTCCCGCATACGGAATCGGTGGTGGCTCAGGCTGCCAGCCGCCATCTGTACTGCCCGGGTCCGGGGCCGATGCCATTTCCGCCGTTTCCGCTGCGATAGTAAGGGCCAAAACAGAAGCCGCTTTGTCGGCTTCTGTTTTTTAAAAAGAAAAGATAGGAAAGTATAAAATTTTCCAATTGGGCAGAGAGCTGTCTAGCTCCAAGCGCCATCGGTGTGATGCGCTCCGCCCCTTCTTTCGGCGGCGACACACTGAGTTCGCTTCTTTGAAATATCCCACGCAAGGGGGTGTCCCAAAAGGATCGGGACACCCTTGCTCATCACCATATATCGCCACGAAACAATGAATCATGGGCAATATGTTGTATTTCGTTTGAGAGGAATGACGCTTTTGGGTCAGCCCCGAGCCTCCCCGGTGGGGCTTGTGCGCTCTTCGCGGAGCCAAGGATGGCGACATTTCGCCGTTGCCCGCAGGATGCGGGCTGTCTTTAGGCGAAATTGGGGCGCTTTGCGCTTTTCTTAGGATGGAAAACGCCGGCGGCGTTTGGGCGGGAGGGCGGCGTTTCGGCGCCACCGGGAAGTCTGCGTGGGCGCCGTGCGGCTTCCCGATCGATGCGGCAAGCCAACCATCAATTGACAACCGGCTGAATTTCTGAAAAAATAAAGAGAAGATGATTGTTGAATGCGGATTGAGGTGAAAAGCCATGTCAGCCCATCAAGTGAAACTGACGCCGAAAGACATTTTAGAAAAGGAATTTAAGGTAAGCATACGGGGGTACAACCAAGACGAAGTGGATCAATTTTTGGATCTCATTATTAAAGATTATGAAGCATTTCAGCAAGAAATTGACGAGCTGCGCCAGGAAAACGCCCGGTTGAAGCGGCAAGTCGAGGAGCTGCAAAAACGGCCGGCGATGTCGGCGGGAACGACGAACTACGACATTTTGCAACGCCTCTCCAACTTAGAAAAGCATGTGTTTGGCCGGAAACTGTATGAATAACCAGCCGGCAGGGCGAAGTTGATGCAGGTGATTTCTAATTTTTTCTTCTTGATTCTCACACCAAGATCAGCTATACTGTAAGATGCTCGCAGCGTTAATCATGTTCGGGTAATCGCTGCGGCCGGTTTCGGCCGTAGAGGAAAGTCCATGCTCGCACGGTGCTGAGATGCCCGTAGTGTTCGTGCCTAGCGAATCCATAAGCTAGGGCAGTCTGGCTTCGGCTGGGCTGACGGCGGGGAAAGAACCTACGTCCGCATGCGGATATGGTTCGATTACCCTGAAAGTGCCACAGTGACGCAGCTCTAAGGGAAACCTTAGAGGTGGAACGCGGTAAACCCCACGAGCGAGAAACCCAAATGATGGTAGGGGCACCTTCCCGAAGGAAATGAACGGAGGGAAGGACAGGCGGCGCTCGCTGCCTGTAGATAGATGATTACCGCCGGAGTACGAGGCGAAAGCCGCTTGCAGTACGAAGGTACAGAACATGGCTTACAGAACATGATTAACGCGGTGATTGGAACGTGGAAAAGCCCTCCGCAGGAAGGAGGGCTTTTCCATTTCTTTTTGCGGCTTTTTTCGCTGTCATGGCTATAATGAGAAGTGTACATACGCTTGTCAGATAGGGGGAACACCATGACTTCGTTTTCGCTGATTGCCACGGCCGCGATGGGGCTCGAATCGGTCGTCGCGGAAGAAGTGCGCCGGCTTGGCTATGAGTGCCAAGTGGAGAACGGCAAAGTGACGTTTGCAGGCGATGCGCTCGCCATTTGCCGCGCCAACCTTTGGCTGCGCGCCGCTGACCGCGTGAAGCTGAAAGTCGGCGAGTTTCGGGCGACGACGTTTGACGAACTGTTTGAACAAACGAAGGCGCTGCCGTGGGCCGATTATTTGCCGAAAGATGCCGAGTTTCCGGTGATCGGGAAGTCGGTCAAATCAACGCTGTTCAGCGTTTCCGACTGCCAAGCCATTGTGAAAAAGGCAGTCGTCGAAAGCTTAAAAGCGCGCTATCATTTGTCGTGGTTTCCGGAAACCGGGCCGTTGTATCGGATCGAGGTGGCGCTTCACAAAGATATCGCGACGTTGACGATCGATACAAGCGGCGCTGGGCTGCATAAGCGCGGCTACCGTGCTCGCCAAGGAGAGGCGCCGCTAAGAGAGACGCTCGCCGCTGCTTTAGTGCTGCTCACCAACTGGACACCCGAACGCCCGTTTGTCGATCCGTTTTGCGGGTCGGGCACGATTGCCATTGAGGCGGCGCTGATCGGCCAAAACATCGCCCCAGGGTTTAACCGGGATTTCGTCTCAGAGCAATGGCCGTGGATCGGGGAATCGGTATGGGAAGAGGCGCGCCAAGAGGCGGAACAGATGGCGCGTTACGACCAACCGCTTGATATTTGCGGGATTGACCTTGACCCGCACATGGTCGAGATCGCCAAGATGAATGCAACGGAAGCGGGGCTTTCCGATCTCATTTCTTTTCGGGAGGGCCGCGCCGAGCAGTTTCGGACCGATGCACAATACGGGGTGATCGTCGGCAACCCGCCATACGGCGAACGGCTTGGCAAACAACGGGAGGTCGAAGCGCTCTATCGCGCCATCGGGCGCGCCTTCGCCGCCTTGGATACGTGGTCGGTGTACATTTTAACCGCCCACCGCGGTTTTGAAACGCATTACGGCCGCCCGGCGACGAAGCGGCGCAAACTGTTTAACGGCTTTATTGAAACGCATTACTACCAGTACTGGGGGCCGCGGCCGCCGCACGAAGCTCGAAGTTGACTTCTCGGCGGCCATCGATCATAATATTGTCTTGTTACTAGGGATCGGGCGCGCAACAAACTTGTTGCGCGCTTATGCATGATATGCCGGGGGAGTTTATGCCAATTGGAGGGGTGGCGACGATGGGCCATGAGCGTTATCCGTTTGTTGTAGAAAAACATGAAAACTTTTTTGACAAGTTGAGCCAGTGGATCGGCGATGTTTTTTATGACATTTTGCCGGAAGCCGGCTTTGAGCTGCGCGACGAGCAAATTTATATGGCGTTTCAGCTCGAGCGGGCGTTTCGCGAAAAAAAGGTGATCTTCGCCGAAGC is a window of Geobacillus kaustophilus DNA encoding:
- a CDS encoding THUMP domain-containing class I SAM-dependent RNA methyltransferase, producing the protein MTSFSLIATAAMGLESVVAEEVRRLGYECQVENGKVTFAGDALAICRANLWLRAADRVKLKVGEFRATTFDELFEQTKALPWADYLPKDAEFPVIGKSVKSTLFSVSDCQAIVKKAVVESLKARYHLSWFPETGPLYRIEVALHKDIATLTIDTSGAGLHKRGYRARQGEAPLRETLAAALVLLTNWTPERPFVDPFCGSGTIAIEAALIGQNIAPGFNRDFVSEQWPWIGESVWEEARQEAEQMARYDQPLDICGIDLDPHMVEIAKMNATEAGLSDLISFREGRAEQFRTDAQYGVIVGNPPYGERLGKQREVEALYRAIGRAFAALDTWSVYILTAHRGFETHYGRPATKRRKLFNGFIETHYYQYWGPRPPHEARS